In Methanothrix sp., a genomic segment contains:
- a CDS encoding tyrosine--tRNA ligase, with protein MDKLELVMRNTEEIVTVDELKGLLEKSSRPRAYVGYETSGKIHLGHMLTANKLLDLQRAGFDVVVLLADLHAFLNEKGSLEEVRRIADYNRDCFMALGLDPERTEFVYGTDYQLKPDFMLKILQMARNTSLNRARRSMDEVSRSAENPMVSQMIYPLMQAVDIADLRIDLAVGGIDQRKIHMLAREELPRLGLPAPVCLHTPLIPGLNGEKMSSSKGNNIAVDEPAEDVEKKIKSAFCPAQVVENNPVLAICRYHIFPRMEEGMTIKRPEKFGGDVHYASYEGLEADFVSGALHPMDLKKACAEDMIEILAPVRERMKA; from the coding sequence TTGGACAAGCTTGAGCTGGTGATGAGGAATACTGAAGAGATAGTGACCGTGGATGAACTGAAGGGTCTGCTGGAGAAGTCCAGCCGCCCGCGGGCTTATGTGGGTTATGAGACCAGCGGCAAGATCCATCTGGGCCATATGCTGACTGCCAATAAGCTCCTCGATCTGCAGAGGGCGGGCTTCGATGTAGTGGTTCTCCTGGCTGATCTGCATGCCTTTCTCAATGAGAAGGGAAGTCTGGAGGAGGTGCGCCGGATCGCAGATTATAACCGGGACTGCTTTATGGCCCTGGGACTGGACCCGGAGAGAACGGAGTTCGTCTATGGCACAGACTACCAGCTCAAGCCCGATTTCATGCTGAAGATCCTGCAGATGGCCAGAAATACCTCTTTGAACCGGGCCAGGCGGAGCATGGATGAGGTGAGCCGCAGTGCAGAAAACCCCATGGTCTCCCAGATGATCTATCCTCTGATGCAGGCTGTGGATATCGCCGACCTCAGGATCGATCTGGCAGTGGGAGGCATAGACCAAAGAAAGATCCATATGCTGGCCCGGGAGGAGCTGCCCCGCCTGGGACTGCCCGCGCCCGTATGTCTGCATACCCCCCTGATCCCGGGACTGAACGGGGAGAAGATGTCCTCTTCAAAGGGGAACAACATCGCTGTGGATGAGCCAGCCGAGGATGTGGAGAAGAAGATCAAGAGCGCCTTCTGCCCGGCCCAGGTGGTGGAGAACAACCCAGTGCTGGCCATATGCAGGTACCACATCTTCCCCCGGATGGAGGAGGGGATGACTATAAAAAGGCCGGAGAAGTTCGGCGGCGATGTGCATTATGCCAGCTATGAAGGGCTGGAGGCGGACTTCGTCAGCGGGGCCTTGCACCCCATGGACCTTAAGAAGGCCTGTGCAGAGGATATGATCGAGATCTTAGCTCCAGTGCGGGAGAGGATGAAGGCGTGA
- a CDS encoding ferritin family protein, whose protein sequence is MAEFVNPFSGKVPERKLTKEELIRAIRLDLAAEHEAVHLYMAHAEATDNPLAREVLIDIANEERVHAGEFSRLLQILTGDEDELLAQGAGEVDEMAEKIPSEKKKAAKDK, encoded by the coding sequence ATGGCTGAGTTTGTCAATCCATTCAGCGGAAAAGTGCCTGAGCGAAAATTGACTAAAGAGGAATTGATCCGGGCCATACGCCTTGACCTGGCAGCAGAGCATGAGGCAGTCCATCTTTATATGGCTCATGCCGAGGCTACAGATAACCCTCTGGCCAGAGAGGTGCTGATCGACATCGCCAATGAGGAGAGGGTTCATGCAGGGGAGTTTTCCCGGCTGCTCCAGATTCTCACCGGGGATGAGGATGAGCTGCTGGCGCAGGGAGCAGGAGAGGTTGATGAGATGGCAGAGAAAATCCCATCGGAGAAGAAAAAGGCTGCCAAAGACAAATAG
- a CDS encoding SemiSWEET family sugar transporter has product MQWELVGWCAALLTMFGFVPQILKIYRTESVSDVSLIMLLQFSLGMLLWLLYGISLQDRVLIVSNTVSFLTLTVATGMYMKYRKSGAGSL; this is encoded by the coding sequence ATGCAATGGGAACTGGTTGGCTGGTGTGCTGCTCTGTTGACGATGTTCGGATTCGTCCCCCAGATCCTCAAGATCTATCGCACTGAGTCGGTCTCAGATGTCAGCCTGATCATGCTGCTTCAGTTCTCACTGGGCATGCTCCTATGGCTGCTCTATGGCATATCCCTCCAGGATCGCGTTCTGATCGTCTCCAATACAGTATCTTTTCTCACCCTCACTGTGGCCACCGGGATGTATATGAAGTACAGAAAAAGTGGTGCCGGATCTCTGTAA